The Chryseobacterium sp. JV274 sequence AGATTTTGTAAGGAGTGAAGAATAGTTAAGGGAACAGCTGAAGCTATTAGTAAGCAGACTGCTTTATTCATCGTTGATGAATCTTAACTTATCTTAAAATCTTTACTGTTCTTAATGGTTTAAGATTTTTCTAATTACTCATTATTCATTATTCATCATTCCAGCTTCAGAGCAATATTCCTATGTGACTCGATAATTTCCACCAGGATTTCAAAAAGAGTCTGCCCTTTTCCTTCAGTCAAATCATCTAATTTCTGCTGAATTAATTCTATATTGAATGGTTTTCCCTGCCTGATTTTGTTTTCGTAGAATTCACGAGTGGTTGTAAAGCCAAGATCTTCTTTTGATTTCTGTGATTCTTTCCAGATGATTTCAATTTCTTCTTTGTTTTCAAATACTCCGAAACCACCGTAGAGAATATCATCAAAGCCATCCAGCGTTCCTACTTTCCAATCCACATCCTTCATCAGAACATTGGAAATTTCTTTGTAGAAACCAGCTAAAGACGAAAAATGACCGCCATGGATGACGATCATTTTTCTTGTATTATTATTTGAAGTATTCAACACCGTTTTTGAATATATTGTGATAATTCGCGGTTGGTATATTTTTCATGAGGCCTTCAGCAAATCGTTCCGGGTGTCCCATTCTTCCGTAGATTTTTCCACATGGGCTGGTGACACCTTCGATTCCGAATAATGAGTTATTCGGGTTGAACGGCATTCCGTGAGCGATGTTTCCATCGAAATCGATGTACTGAGTCGCAATCTGTCCGTTTTCATATAACTTTTTGATTTCTTCTTCTGAAGCCATGAAACGTCCTTCTCCGTGAGAAATCGGAATGGTGAAAGTCTGACCTTTCATTCCTTTTAACCAAGGGCTTTCATCATTCACCACTCTTACCGTTACCATCTGAGAGATGTGTCTTCTGATGGCATTGTGAGCTAACGTCGGAGAGTTTTCATCCAAATCTTTGATTCTTCCGTAAGGCAGCAATCCTGATTTAACAAGAGCCTGGAATCCGTTACAGATACCGATGATCATACCGTCTCTGTCTAATAATTCATGAACTGCATTTTTCATCTTCTCGTTTTTCAGAACGTTAACAATGAATTTTGCAGAACCGTCCGGCTCGTCACCTGCGGAAAAACCTCCTGAGAATGCCAGAATCTGAGAGGTTCTGATCTCTTCTACCCATGTATCAATGCTTTCCTCCAATAACTGGTGGTTGATATTGATCAAAGGCAGACTGCTAACTACAGCTCCTTCTTTCTGGAATGCATTCAGCGTGTCATATTCACAGTTGGTTCCCGGGAATACCGGAGCAAACACTTTCGGCTGTGCGATTCCGTGTTTTTTAATGATGATATTTCTTGGATGGATTGAGTTTGATTTTTCATCAATTTCAACCGTGATCTTTTCTTTTTCTACTGTCGGGAAAAGGTTCTCGAATGTATTTGTATTGGCAGATACAAGGTCTACGATATTGGATTCAAGACCATTGATTTTTACAATCCCTGAATCTTTTACTTCCCCAATAAGCTGAAGAGCAGCTGAGCTTAATTCTTCTTTTGCTTCAATGATTAAGCTTCCGATATTTTTAGCCAATAAAACGTTTTCATCAGCATTGATCTCAGCACCTAATCTGTTTCCGAAACTCATTTTTGCTAAAGCTACTGCAAGACCTCCTTCTTTCACTGTTTTCACAGAAACAATTTTCCCAGCTTTAATATTTTCGAAAATGAATTCAAAAACTTCTTTTAAAGCATTATAATTCGGAAGTCCGCTTTCCTGAGCAATATGATTAAAGAAATACAATTTATTTCCAGCATTTTTTAATTCAGGAGAGATGATATTTTCTTTATCTCCGTTGGCACATGCAAAAGAAATCAAGGTTGGCGGAACATTAAGATCCTGATAAGTTCCACTCATGGAATCTTTCCCTCCGATAGCCGCAAGACCCAAATTGATCTGTGCATCATAAGCTCCTAAAAGTGAAGCTAAAGGTTTACCCCATTTTTCCGGGTTTTGTCCTAGTTTCTCGAAGTATTCCTGGAAACTTAATCTGATGTTTTTGTAATCACCTCCCATCGCTACAATCTTCGCCACACTCTCTACTACAGCGTAAGATGATCCTAACAGTGAATTTTGTTTTGAAATTTCAGCATCAAATCCCCAGCTCGCCAAAGAAACTGTTTTAATATCTTTTGCTCCTAAAACAGGTAATGTCTGCACACTTCCTTCCATCAGGGTCTGCTGGTATTTTCCTCCTAAAGGCATTGCTACTGTAGTTCCTCCTACTGAAGAGTCGAACATTTCAAGCAGTCCTTTTTGGGAAGCTACATTTTTATCTTTTAAAATGGTCAGGAAGTTTTCTGCTGTGAAAGCTTTGGTTTCTTCTTTTACGTCTTCAAGGTGAGTGATTTTCACTTCCTGAGATTTTGAACATCCGTTGGTATCTAAGAAAGCTCTTGAAAGGTCTACAATTTTGTCTCCTTTCCAGAACATCTGCATTCTTCCTGAATCTGTTACTTTTGCTACTTCTACAGCAACAATGTTTTCAGCTTCACAGAATTTAATGAATTTTTCTTTATCCTGAGGATCTACGACCACTGCCATTCTTTCCTGAGATTCAGAAATAGCCAGTTCAGTTCCGTTTAATCCTTCATATTTTAAGGGTAATACATCAAGGCTTACTTCTAAAGAATCTGCAATTTCGCCGATTGCCACAGAAACACCTCCTGCTCCAAAGTCGTTTGATTTTTTGATCAGCTTCGTCACTTCAGGATTTCTGAATAGTCTCTGAATTTTACGTTCTTCTACTGCATTTCCTTTCTGAACTTCAGAACTCATGGTGTGGATTGAAGTCTCGTCCTGTTCTTTTGAACTTCCGCTTGCACCTCCAACTCCGTCACGACCTGTTGCGCCTCCTAAAATAATAATTGAATCACCATTTTCAGGTTTTTCACGTCTTACCCAGTCTACAGGAACAGCTCCGGTAACGAAACCAACTTCCATTCTCTTCGCTTTGTACCCTTCGTCATAGATTTCGGAAACCATTGTCGTCGCAAGACCGATCTGGTTACCATAAGATGAATATCCGTTGGCAGCCTGTTTTGTAATGGTTTTCTGAGGTAATTTGCCTGGTAATGTTTTGTCAACCGGCTCCAAAACGTCCGCAGCACCCGTTAATCTCATTGCCTGGAAAACGAAAGATCTTCCGGATAATGGGTCTCTGATCGCTCCTCCTAAACAAGTAGATGCTCCACCAAAAGGTTCAATTTCCGTTGGGTGATTGTGGGTTTCGTTTTTGAATAATAAATACCAAGGCTCTTTTTTACCATCATATTCGGCTTCGATCTGGATAGTACATGCATTGATCTCATCAGAAATGACAAGGTTATCAAGATTCCCCGTTTTATGGAAATATTTACCGCATACTGTTGCCAGATCCATTAGGGAAATTGGCTTTAATTCACGGCCTAAGAATTTTCTTTTTTCAATATAGTCATTGAAGATCGTTTCCAATGTATGTTTGAACTGACCTTCAAACTGAATGTCTGACAATTCTGTTTCAAACGTAGTGTGACGACAGTGGTCACTCCAATACGTGTCTAATACTTTTAATTCTGTTTCCGTAGGATTTCTTTGCTCAGTTTTGAAGTATTCCTGAATAAATTTCAGGTCATCCAACCCTAATGCAAAACCATGATTGTTATAGAAATTCTCTAGTTCCGCATCATTGAAACTGATGAAATTTTCGTGAATGATTACTTTTGATGGGGTTTCATCTGCAGGAATATCCAAAATTGATAAGTCTTTTTCCTGAGATTCCACTTTGTTGATCAGAAGGTCTTTGATTTTAACCAAATCTGCTTCAGAAACTCCTTCAAATTCGATTAATTTTCCACTTCTTACTTTTGATTTTTCATTTTCTGTAAGCAATGCAATACACTGCTGCGCAGAATCTGCTCTCTGATCATACTGGCCAGGCAAAAACTCCATTCCGAAATGAACAGCTTTTGATGGGTTTTCTGTATGTAAAATATCAGTAACAGGGTCTACGAAGGTATTGTTTACCACTTTTTCAAATTCTCCGTCATTCAAATTGAAAATATCATACACATTGTATACTTTCACGCTTTGAACTGCCGGAACAACCGCTTTTACTTCATCAAAAATTTTTGGACTTTCAACATCGAAAATTCCTCTTTTTTCTACGAAAATTCTTTTGTTATTAGACATTAGATGTCAGATTTTTAATATTAGATTTATTTTTTATTGTCAAATTTATTTCTTGCTATCTCTATTGAACGATGCAATTTTTCAAGCAAAACTTTTTCAGAAGGTAAGATAAGTAAATATTCTGCTACTTTTATATTATCCCCTTCCAGATTCATAAGTTCAATATGTTCGGAATTTTTTCCTGAACAAAGGATTAAACCAATGGGTGGGTTTTCCCCTTCTACTTTTTCATATTTATTAAGATAGGAGAGATAAAGCTCCATTTGTCCTTTATGACTGGCTTCAAATTCACCTAATTTCAGTTCGATAACCACTAAAGATTTTAGTTTTCTGTGATAGAAAAGTAAATCCAGGTAATAATCTCTGTTATCTATTGTGATTCTTTTTTGTCTTGAAAGAAATGCAAAATCAGTTCCCAACTCAGAAATGAATTTTTGCAGTTCCACAATAATAGCTTCTTCTAAATCTTTTTCAGAAAAGGTATCTTTCAATTCTAAAAAGTCAAGAAAATAGGGATCTTTAAACACCAGATCAGGGTTTAAAATATTATTTTCAGACCAGTTTTTCAGTTCTTTATCTATTACTTCTTCGGGCTTTTTGCTTATGGCAGTACGCTCAAAAAGCAGAGAATTAATTTTGTCTCTTAAAGTTCTCACACTCCAATTTTCAATCTTACAAACTTCAAGATAAAATTTTCTTTTAGTATCTTCAGAAATGGGGATTAGGAGCAGGAAATGAGTCCATGATAATTGTCGCATCGCTGATGCGACAATTTCAAAATCATCAAAAACAGACGCAAACTGCATCATTTTTCGGATATTTTTTTCAGAAAAGGAATTTCCAAACTCTAAAGTAAGTTGTTGAGAAATTTGAAAAATAATCTCTTTACCATACTCCGCTCTTTTATTTCCTAAAACATCTTCATTTATTCTTTGTCCGATTTTCCAGTACAAAACCACCATTGCCGAGTTTACCTGAGCCGCAACCTGATACTTAGTCTTATCAACCAGCTCTTTCAGATCGGTAATTAATTGTTGATGGTTCTGATTTTGTAACATCACTTAAAAATTAAATATCAGATTTTTAATATTAAATTTATTTTTCTTTTTACTTTTCTGAACTTAAAGTTTCTTTCTTTAAATCCGTCTCTATTGGAAAATTTTGAAAGAGATTTTCCCTTCAACCATTATTCCGTACAAATTTAAAGGAATAAGTCTATCTTCTTCAAATTTGAGTCCTGGAATTTCCAATTTTATTTATTTGTTTCTAAATTTATTCGGATTATCCTTATGTTCTTTCTGATAGTCCTCCGCATTTTTTATTTCTTCTTTCAGCCAGTTTTCAAAAGAAATCTTCTTTTCATTAAAATCCCCTATTGCATAAAATATTTTGCCATCTTCTGAAACCAGGAACTTAAAACGGTAAAGCATATCCAGGTCCTTCTTTCTGTGATTATAGGTATTTACCTGATAATACGGGAAATTCTCTTTTGGTCTTTCTACAATTTCAAAAAACAGATTCTTTTCATTTTCAGATAACTTATTGTAAAAGTTTACATAATAAAGATCTGAAAGTTTTTTCTTCTGCTTTTCAAAGAACTGAAGGATGTTTTTTTCTTTTTCATTATACTGAAATGGATTCAGATAATATTTGCCATCAATTTCAACTTCATTACCGGATCGTTTTGCAACAGGCTGAACGGTTTGTCCTTTGGTATTCATGACTCCCCATTTTCCACCTACAATGGATCTGTGCTCGTCATTTGTTTTCTCCCAATCGCAGCCATCACAAAATGCGGCGTATCCATAATTAAAAGGTGAAGCAAAATCATGCTCAGCCGGAATCACAATCTTTCCGTTTCGGTCTGCAAATCCTACTTTACCATTTTTAACCAGTCTTCTCAGTCCTTCAGAGAAATAATCCGGTCCATTATCATACAGGAAAGGCTTGTAAAGGAATGTACCTTTTCTATCATATACATTTCCCCAGGCATTTTTTTCCGGTTTTTCCCCTTCCTTATCCCCATCAAAAAGAATGGTTTCTCCTTCTACAGGATCTCCATCTTTAAGGTATGAAAAGACTTTGAACTGCGCGGGAACAATTATTTTTCCCGCTTTATTTTTTACTCCAACCAGAGAGTCTTTGGATTTAAAATAATGCAGATCGTCTTTACCCTGAGAAAAGGATATGATTGGTGTCAATAAAATGGTTACCAGTAGTTTTTTCATATTAATTGGGGTTGGAAATAAAATATGCAGCCGAAAAGACTGCATATTGTTTTATACTTTAAGATCAGCTTCCAATCCTATTAAGTCTTTGTTTTGGTCAATAATCGGCTGTACCTCGTTCTTGACGAATTCTTCCGTCTGAATCGGCGCGAAACCAATAAAGTTCTTAGGATCTAAAACTTCTTTTAATTTTGATTTGTCTAGTTTTAAAGAATCATCATTCAGGATTCTTTCGATAAGGTCATTTTCTTTTCCTTCTTCTTTCACTTTTTTGGAAGCTTCCATAGAGTGAACTCTGATCACCTCGTGGATTTCCTGGCGGTCACCCCCAGCTTTCACTTCTTCCATGATGATATATTCTGTTGCCATGAAAGGAAGTTCTTCCATAATGTGCTTGTTGATTCTGTTCGGATATACTACAATTCCGTTCATGATGTTGTTCCAGATCAATAGAATTGCATCCACCGCTAAAAACGCCTGAGGAATTGTTAATCTCTTGTTCGCAGAGTCATCCAAAGTTCTTTCAAACCATTGTGTAGAAGCTACCATTGCAGAACTTGTTGTCAGAGACATCACGTATTTTGCCAACGCTCCGATTCTTTCACTTCTCATTGGATTACGTTTGTACGCCATTGCAGAGGAACCAATCTGGTTTTTCTCGAATGGTTCTTCAATTTCCTTAAGGTTTTGAAGTAAACGTAAGTCGTTTGTAAATTTGTGTGCAGACTGTGCAATATTTCCTAATAAAGCAACTACTTTCGCATCAATTTTTCTATCGTAAGTCTGTCCGGAAACTCCGAAAACTTTATCGAAACCGAATCTTTTTGAAAGTTCTTTATCTAAGTGTTTTACTTTAGAATAATCACCGTTGAAAAGTTCAAGGAAACTTGCAGCAGTTCCTGTAGTTCCTTTTACTCCTCTGAAACGAAGGGTTTCAAGGAAGAAATCCAATTCTTCGATATCAAGAACCAAACTCTGTAACCAAAGTGTCGCTCTTTTTCCAACGGTTGTCAACTGAGCTGGCTGAAAGTGTGTGAATCCTAAAGTAGGAAGATCTTTATACTGAATAGCAAAGTCTGCTAAATTCTTCATTACGTTAACCAACTTTTTCTTTAAGATTAAAAGTCCGTCACGAATCTGAATTAAGTCTGTATTGTCTCCTACAAAAGCCGAAGTTGCTCCCAGGTGGATAATCCCTTTTGCCGAAGGCGCCACATCCCCATAAGCGTGAACGTGGGCCATTACATCATGACGGAATTTCTTTTCATACTCTGCTGCTTTCTCATAATCGATATTTTCAGCATTAGCTTTTAACTCAGCGATCTGCTCGTCTGTAATTTCAAGTCCAAGGTCTTTTTCGATTTCAGCAAGAGCTATCCAAAGTTTTCTCCAATTCTGGAATTTGTTATTGTGTGAGAAGTTAAATAACATTTCTTCACTGGAGTAGCGCTCTTCCAATGGATTTTTGTAGGAATTCATTCGTTCTTTTACTTTTTAGATGTACAAAAATACGGTTTTTCAGTGAGAGATAAAAATCCTGTTTTGATGATTTTCATTCATGATTTTACTTATACTTTTGTCTTGAAACAAAAGTATACAAAAGTTCAAGACGGGAATCATCCGCTAAAAATTTGATTGTACTCCTAAAATTTCCAAACTCGCATGGATCATATGGTTCTGCTTCGGTTCTATCTTATAACCCATGCTCAGACAGTGGAAATTTTTTAACGGATTACATTCAAATTTTCCTAACGCTCCTGATTCCTGAGTCGATTAATAAACAACACATCACATTCAACCTTATTCCAACCCTAGCATTGAATTGTTATCATCATAAAAGCCAGAAAAATTCCTAAAACAGCTATAAACATTCCTAATATATTCAATAATAATATTATGAATTTATAACTTAAATTTTTAAAAAATGTTGCGACTGCAGGAATGATAAAAGTATTTGAAATCATTAGCATTATTGAAAAATTAAATCCTCCTTCAAGCGGAGAAAATCCTTTTTTAATAATGTATATATTGGCTGACAGTGTCAGTATATTTAAGATAATGATACTAATAGCTAGTATATAATTTATTCTTGATCGCACGAAAGTTCTGTAATTAGGACTACAAAATAACATTTTTTTCACTCATACTTTTACCTTGAAGCAAAAGTATACAAAAGTTCAAAACGGGAGTCATCCGCTAAAAATTTGATTGTACTCCTAAAATTCCCAAACTCGCATAGATCATACGGTTTTGCTTCGGTTTTATCTTATAACCCATGCTCAAACAGTGGAAATTTTTTAACGGATTCCATTCAAATTTTCTTAACGCTCCTGATTCCTAAGTCTATTGATAAAAGTACATAAAAAAGGCTGCCACATTTCTGAAGCAGCCTGTTTTACATTATTTTCATGAATCAAATTAATCAATAAGTCCGCATGGTGATCCCACAGAAATACATTTTTTTACAAATGAACACCAAAAATATCCCGGCAGACACATTGGGATGCCTCCCTGAACAGTTTTTAATTCTCTTTTTGAAAGTTTTCTTAGATTTTTCATAGTCTTATTTTTCTGATTTTTTCCTACTCTATATGCTTTTCGGATTACGCTTTAATTTGGTAACACCAATATACATTTTTTTCAGATACAAAAATATAAACCACTCATTTTATATAGTTTACAAATAAATCATTTATCAATATTATACTTTATTTTGAATTTAAAGATTCAACAACATCAATAAAAAATGCCCGGATGCATCTTAAATTTTAATGATTTTATCGTAGAATATTATCAAAGCCAAAATACTATTTTTGAAGTCTCCCAGAAAAAATAAATAATATCCAATATAGAAAACCAAAAATAATATCAAATATTATGTTAGCTGATTTTAATTGATGAGAAACTATAATATTATATATAATATCAATTACTATGATTATTCCACAAAACATCACTAAATATATAATTGCTCTTATAATAATTCTACTATTCATACATATCATAAATTACTTTAGTATTGTTTTTTTTATAAACAGTAAAGTAAGTAACGTCCTTATTCTTCGCTATAGAATCTCCTATTTTAATTAATGAAATTATTTTTAAATCTTCCAAATAAACTTTATTACCATCTGATGATTTGACAATATTAAAATGAGTCATAAGATCATATGAGTTTGAAATAACTTGTCCATTACAGTGCTGATTAAAATATTTATATTTAGATAGGTTGGGATCAAATATTTTTTTTATAATTTTCCCACAAAGCACAATTCCGAAGAATAATAAAATAATTTTGTTAATATTTCTTTTTAAAAATCCCATACAGATGTTTTAGATCATTTATAAAAGACTCCTTATGGAATACAAGTCCCGCTCATTTCCATATCTCAATCTTATATATTTCCATGTTCAATACTCAATTATAGATCGAACCAAATTGATTTGTATCCAAAGCTTAAAAGTAATAAAACTTATATTATAAAACAGAATTATATCAACAAAGCTCACAACAAAAAAACCACTCTTCCGAGTGGTTTGCCTATTCTTAAAATCTGATCTTACTGATAGATTATTTCATCATTCTTTTTGATCTGGTAGCTTTTTTTATAGGGAGTTAAAACATAGCTGTCTTTAATATAATCTCCACTTTTCCATATTTTCCCTTTTCCCTCTTTATTCAGGATAATACTTTTCGCTGCTCCATCCGGAATAAAAACTTCAGCTTTTTTCATGTCTTTCGTGAAAATTATGGCTGTCATTGAGGTATAACTTTTATCTGAATTTACTTCTTTGAGTTTTATTTTCTGATTAAATGTTTTTATACAATTATTTTTTAACTGTGAATAAGTATATCCTGCAGAACCGATACAACCGTGAACATCTCTATCACCTCCTAGAACAGGAGCCTGTTTTTGTGCAAAAACTAAAGTAGCAAGGAACATTGCACTGAATAAAATTGTTTTTTTCATATGTAAAATTTTTGTTTTCTGGTTGGTAGAACTATATCCCAAAATAGGGTATTAGTTAATTCTTCTAAGGTACAAAAAAAACCACTCTTCCGAGTGGTTTTTCATTTTGAAATCTGATCTTACTGATAGATCACAATATTATCCTTTTTAAGCTGGTATCCGCTTTTTTTATAAGGTACCAATACATAACCATCTTTTTTCCAGGCCTTAGCTTTACCTCCTGCTCTGGTAAGAATGATGCTTTCTGCACCGCTATCTTTCACAAAAACCTCAGCTTTTTTCATGTCTTTGCTGAAAATAACTGCAGCTATTGAAGTATAACTTTCTTTTGGAGCTACTTCCGTCAACTTAATTTTCTGTTCAAAAGTTCTTACACAGTCTTTCTTGATTTGAGAATAGGTATATCCTGCAGAACCAATACATCCGTGTGCATCCCTGTCTCCACCTACTACAGGTGTTTTTTGAGCGAATGCTAAAGAACCCAGGAACATAGTACTCAATAAAATTGTTTTTTTCATGTCGATTTGCATATAATAGTAATTACCGAGGTATTATTAAAAATCATGCCAAAAAAGACATAATACACATTTCTGTGAGTAACTTTTTTAAATTATTTAGTCCAGTTAATTTTTGAGTGTTGAACATTATCAGAACTGGTTCCAATCATGATATCAAACTCACCTGATTCCCAGTCGTATTTCAAATCTCCGTTGTAGAACTTCAGATTTTCAGGAGTAATGTCGAAGGTTACTTTTTTAGTTTCACCTTTTTTCAGAAATACCTTCTGGAACCCTTTCAATTCTTTTACCGGTCTTGTAATGCTTCCCACCATATCTCTGATATACAACTGAACTACCTCAGCACCATCAAAGTTTCCATTATTAGTTATGGTAATGGATGCCTGAACAGTCTGATTTCCTTTCGGATTGGTACTGGATACTGCAATATCAGAATACCCGAATTTTGTATAACTTAAACCAAATCCAAACGGATACAATGGTGTATTACACTCATCCATATAGTTGGAACGGAATCTTTGATATTCACATTTATCAGTTAATTCCTGGCTTAGCGGACGTCCTGTATTTTTAGCATTATAGTAAATAGGAACCTGTCCCAGACTTCTTGGGAAAGTCATCGGCAGCTTTCCTGATGGGTTTACTTTTCCGAATAAAACATCAGCAATCGCATTTCCAGCTTCAGATCCTGCAAACCATGCATTAAGGATGGCATCAGGAGCATCTTTTACATTGGTTAAAGCCAATGGACGGCCTGTGAAAAGTACCATTGCAATAGGCTTCCCGGTTTTCTTTAACTCATTTAAAAGATCAACCTGAGACTGAGGAATGGTAATTTCTGTTCTTGAAGAAGATTCACCGCTCATTTCCGCAGATTCTCCGATTGCCAGAACAATCACGTCGGCTTTGTTTGCAATATCTACCGCTTCTTTTAACAATTCTTCTTTTGAACGGTTATCCCTATCTGTTTTTTTACCATGAGCTGCATAGATGTCCTCCAGCTTAGCATCATAATCAATATTAGCACCTTTAGCAGAAAGGAATTTCACCTCTTTACCGTAGTTAGCCTGAAGCCCCTGCATAAGGTTTACTGCTTTATCATGTTTTGCAGCAACACTCCATGTTCCAGCCATGTTTAATGAATTGTTCACCAATGGTCCTATTACTGCAACAGTTCCTGAATTTTTCAAAGGAAGCACCTGGTTTTCGTTTTTCATCAAAACCATAGACTGAGCTGCAGCACTTCTTGCAATATTTCTGTTTTCCATGCTGTAAACTTCTTTTGCCGCCAGTTTTGCATCACCATATTTATACGGATCTGTAAATAATCCTAAGTCATATTTTGATTCAAGAACTCTTTTTGCTGCCAAATCAATTTCAGCTTGTGTTACTTTCCCTTCAGATAAAGATTTTTTTAATGTTGTTAAAAAGCCTTCCCCTACCATATCCATATCAACACCTGCTTTCAGAGCTAGTGCAGAAACCTGCTGGAGATCTCCCATACCATGGTCAACCATTTCATTGATCCCGGTGTAATCCGTTACCACAAAACCTTTAAACTTCCACTGATTTCTTAAAACCTCAGTTTGAAGCCATCTGTTTCCGGTTGCAGGAACTCCGTCCACTTCATTGAATGAGGCCATCACAGAAGCTACACCAGCATCTACCGCTGCTTTGTAAGGTGGGAAATATTCGTTGAACATTCTCACATGGCTCATATCAACCGTATTGTAATCTCTTCCTGATTCACCTGCTCCGTATAATGCAAAGTGCTTTACACAAGCCAGAATGGTATTTCCAACAGACAAATCTTTACCCTGATAACCATACACCATGTTTTTTGCAATTTCACTTCCTAAATAAGGATCTTCACCAGAACCTTCCGATACTCTCCCCCATCTTGGTTCGCGGGAAATATCTACCATCGGAGAAAACGTCCAGTTGATACCATCAGAAGAGGCTTCTTTTGCCGCTACTCTTGCTGACTGCTGAATCAGATTCATATCCCATGAAGCAGCTAAACCTAATGGAATCGGGAATGTTGTTTCATAACCATGAATAACATCCATCCCGAAGATCAAAGGAATTTTCAGACGGCTGTTTTCCACGGCTACTTTCTGAACTGCTCTGATTTTTTCTGCTCCTTTTATATTGAATAGTCCACCCACTAAACCTTGTTCAACTTTTTTACCGATGTCTGAGCTTTTAGCAAGACCTGTCGTAAAATCACCTGAACTTGGTAAGTTAAGCTGGCCGATCTTTTCATCTAATGTCATTTTTGACAAAAGATTGTCTACAAATGCTTTCTTTTTAGCCTGATACTGAGCCGTCTGATAGGACTGAACGGGCTTCGTTACCATTTCCTGTGCGGAAAACACAGGTGCCAATGCTAAAGTGGCGATTACAATTAA is a genomic window containing:
- a CDS encoding bacteriocin-like protein; translated protein: MKNLRKLSKRELKTVQGGIPMCLPGYFWCSFVKKCISVGSPCGLID
- the bglX gene encoding beta-glucosidase BglX, producing MKKLIVIATLALAPVFSAQEMVTKPVQSYQTAQYQAKKKAFVDNLLSKMTLDEKIGQLNLPSSGDFTTGLAKSSDIGKKVEQGLVGGLFNIKGAEKIRAVQKVAVENSRLKIPLIFGMDVIHGYETTFPIPLGLAASWDMNLIQQSARVAAKEASSDGINWTFSPMVDISREPRWGRVSEGSGEDPYLGSEIAKNMVYGYQGKDLSVGNTILACVKHFALYGAGESGRDYNTVDMSHVRMFNEYFPPYKAAVDAGVASVMASFNEVDGVPATGNRWLQTEVLRNQWKFKGFVVTDYTGINEMVDHGMGDLQQVSALALKAGVDMDMVGEGFLTTLKKSLSEGKVTQAEIDLAAKRVLESKYDLGLFTDPYKYGDAKLAAKEVYSMENRNIARSAAAQSMVLMKNENQVLPLKNSGTVAVIGPLVNNSLNMAGTWSVAAKHDKAVNLMQGLQANYGKEVKFLSAKGANIDYDAKLEDIYAAHGKKTDRDNRSKEELLKEAVDIANKADVIVLAIGESAEMSGESSSRTEITIPQSQVDLLNELKKTGKPIAMVLFTGRPLALTNVKDAPDAILNAWFAGSEAGNAIADVLFGKVNPSGKLPMTFPRSLGQVPIYYNAKNTGRPLSQELTDKCEYQRFRSNYMDECNTPLYPFGFGLSYTKFGYSDIAVSSTNPKGNQTVQASITITNNGNFDGAEVVQLYIRDMVGSITRPVKELKGFQKVFLKKGETKKVTFDITPENLKFYNGDLKYDWESGEFDIMIGTSSDNVQHSKINWTK